A region from the Desulfatiglans anilini DSM 4660 genome encodes:
- the moaC gene encoding cyclic pyranopterin monophosphate synthase MoaC, with product MGMIDVGAKPVIKREAEAGGVIHLRAETVAVIRRGEVRKGDPLPVAEVAGMTAAKQTHLLVPHCHQILLETVSVRFDVKDSSVEARCLVRAEAKTGVEMEALVGVAMALNTIWDMVKYLEKDPQGQYSETRIDDIRVLWKKKG from the coding sequence ATGGGGATGATCGATGTAGGCGCCAAGCCGGTGATCAAGCGGGAAGCCGAGGCGGGCGGGGTCATTCATCTGCGGGCGGAGACCGTTGCGGTTATCCGGCGCGGCGAGGTCCGGAAGGGAGACCCTCTCCCCGTGGCGGAGGTCGCCGGGATGACAGCCGCCAAGCAGACGCACCTGTTGGTTCCGCACTGTCACCAGATCCTGCTAGAAACGGTGAGCGTGCGCTTCGATGTGAAGGACAGCAGCGTCGAGGCCCGCTGCCTCGTGCGCGCCGAGGCCAAGACCGGCGTCGAGATGGAGGCGTTGGTTGGGGTGGCGATGGCGCTCAACACCATCTGGGATATGGTGAAATACCTCGAGAAAGATCCGCAGGGGCAATACTCCGAAACGCGAATCGATGATATCCGTGTGCTTTGGAAGAAAAAAGGGTAG
- a CDS encoding TIGR04211 family SH3 domain-containing protein: protein MRIYGLALGCFLLLMTCGSAWAERAYVTDSFQVTVRTGPSTGHKIIAFLDSGASVEVLGEDQGWNRVRLRDEEGKAVEGWVLARYLMTREPWEAKARSFEEKYERLKALSSKTKGEWESVYEENQRLTSQLAEKTSALQTLEQAHETLKKDSAGVLAVKEAHRQCSETLAGLEKTVGELRKENDALRSNERNKWFATGALVLFVGLIIGLALGRSQKKRKSLLMD from the coding sequence ATGCGCATTTACGGCCTGGCTCTGGGATGCTTCCTGCTGCTGATGACATGCGGCTCCGCCTGGGCGGAGCGGGCTTATGTGACGGATTCCTTCCAAGTGACGGTTCGAACGGGCCCGAGCACGGGGCACAAGATCATCGCTTTCCTCGATTCCGGGGCGTCTGTGGAGGTTCTGGGGGAGGACCAGGGCTGGAACAGGGTGCGCCTGAGGGATGAAGAAGGCAAAGCGGTCGAGGGCTGGGTGTTGGCGCGCTACCTCATGACGCGCGAACCGTGGGAGGCAAAAGCCAGATCCTTCGAGGAGAAATACGAGCGGCTGAAGGCGCTCTCATCGAAGACAAAAGGCGAATGGGAGTCTGTCTACGAGGAGAATCAGCGTTTGACGAGTCAATTGGCGGAAAAGACCAGCGCCTTGCAGACGCTCGAGCAGGCGCATGAGACGCTGAAAAAAGACTCTGCGGGTGTTTTAGCCGTCAAGGAGGCCCATCGCCAGTGTTCGGAAACCCTGGCGGGGCTTGAAAAGACGGTGGGGGAATTGCGCAAGGAGAATGACGCGCTCCGCTCGAATGAGCGGAACAAGTGGTTTGCGACCGGCGCGCTGGTGCTTTTTGTCGGACTGATCATCGGGCTCGCCCTGGGCCGCTCGCAGAAGAAAAGAAAATCTCTCCTGATGGATTGA